GTCACCGCGCGGCCGCAGCTCGCCAATCTCCTCGGCCTGGGGCAGAGAGACATTCGTTGTTCACGGTTTGCGGAGGGCGACTCGGGACAAAGCTAACCAGCGGGCACGCGGCTTGGTTCGGGGAAGGTTGAGGATCAATCATGGACGCTGCTCGCGAATGGCAGTTGAACGCACTGACCCCTGTTTGGACCGGGAGCGTCAAGATCGAGAACGACCGCGAGAAAATCGTTAACGAGCAGGTTGTCCCGATTGGCCTCCTGGGCTCGATCCGGTGGTGGTTCGAGGTGTTGGTTCGCGGGCTAGATGGCAGCGCCTGCGATCCGATAGACACGAAGTGTCGGGCTAAGGATCACTGCGTTGTCTGCGAGCTGTTCGGTTGCACCGGCTGGGCGCGCAAGTTCCGCTTCCAGGTCCTTGCCGGAGCCGACGGAGACACGATCCAGCGGGAGCCGCTTCAGATGGGCAATCGGTTTCGCCTTCGCTTCCAGCCGCTTCGCGAGATTGCCCCCGAAGAATGGGCGCTCCTTGATCTGACGCTGCACCTGATCGCTGACTACGGCGCCATCGGCGGCAAGACGGTGCTGAAGCCTTCGGACGAGACCTCACGCGCGAGTCGGCCCCACCATCAGGACTACGGCATAATCGATCTTCTAAAGGGCCCGTTCGAGAAGGACGGGTTCGCGGCGGGGGTACGACGGAGAGAACTCGAAGCCTACGTGCGTAACGGGCAGTGGTGCACGGTACAGCACGGCGAC
The DNA window shown above is from Armatimonadota bacterium and carries:
- the cmr1 gene encoding type III-B CRISPR module RAMP protein Cmr1, which gives rise to MDAAREWQLNALTPVWTGSVKIENDREKIVNEQVVPIGLLGSIRWWFEVLVRGLDGSACDPIDTKCRAKDHCVVCELFGCTGWARKFRFQVLAGADGDTIQREPLQMGNRFRLRFQPLREIAPEEWALLDLTLHLIADYGAIGGKTVLKPSDETSRASRPHHQDYGIIDLLKGPFEKDGFAAGVRRRELEAYVRNGQWCTVQHGDFAWASLRHFWCVNGKYLAREDADKSRFNRVIGREEQKARGQQIRNGQRRANEWLAGRQRESKKVFSFKSPARTFGFVKPGTVDFEAIKGRLRRAWPDLRDDEFLTGDEIIDRLLSGTTSS